DNA sequence from the Leptospira limi genome:
CAGTGATTTTGATATCCTGTCCGTTTGGACCTTCAAAATAATACGCTTTCATCTCCACGAGGTCTACAATCCCTTTCAGGTCGTTTTCGAGTCCGATCGGAAGTTGTACTGCATGGGCATTGAGGTGGAGTTTTTCACGGAGTTGATCGATCACTCTCCATGGGTTTGCACCTGTTCTGTCGAGTTTGTTGATAAAGGCAACACGTGGAACGTTGTAACGTTTCATCTGGCGGTCAACTGTGATGGACTGAGATTGAACTCCCGCAACACCACAAAGAACCATAATCGCAGAGTCAAGGACACGAAGGGAACGTTCTACTTCAATTGTGAAGTCAACGTGGCCCGGAGTATCGATGATGTTGATTGTAATGTCTTTCCAAGTTGCATACGTAGCAGCTGACTGGATAGTGATCCCTCTTTCTCGTTCGAGGTCCATACTGTCCATAGTAGCACCCACACCGTCTTTTCCACGTACTTCGTGGATGGCGTGAATTTTGTTCGTATAAAATAAGATACGTTCTGTTAGGGTTGTTTTCCCTGAGTCAATGTGTGCGGAAATCCCGATATTACGGATTCTTTCCAATTTTGGATCACGTTTGGTTGCTTGCGTCGCAGAGGTCATATTTTCCTCAAAAATAAGGTTAAAGTTGAATTGATTCTACCAAAATCTGAAATGGACTGCGTTTGTAAAGTACTTGGGATTTTTGGTAAGAGGGAAAATCCTGGAGAAAGTAGAGAATAGGGAAATATGCCACTTGCTCGTTTCAAACGATTTTTTCGTACTTTGTCTTTTGCCCGAGTGGTGTGCCTTGGATTTTTTGCCGCCATCATACTCGGGTCGTTTGGCTTGTACATTTCGGAAGAAGGTGAGTTGTCTTTTGTCGATAGTCTCTATCTCTCCGCCTCGTCTATTTGTGTGACAGGTTTGTCACCAATTCCCCTTTCGGGACTGAACCCCTCTACTCATTGGATCATGTTATTCCTCATCCAATTGGGGGGACTTGGGATCATCAGTTTTACTGTGATTGTTGGGTTTCTCATTACAAAAGGGATTTCCAGGAACGCTCGGTTTAATGCCTTTGTTGGCGCCGCCATTGACACCCAAACGGAAACAGAGTCACTTGCTACCAATGAAGTGAACCGGATTTTACTTTCCATCATCAATATTTCATTTTCCATCGAAATCCTGGGAGCCATTGGTTTGTACCTCCATATGCCAGAAGGGGTGGAAGGTGAGAACACCCGTTGGTTTTTTTCCCTGTTTACGGCAGTCTCTTCTTTCAATAACGCTGGTTTCTCGATCACAGACGACCTAAGTGCCATACGTTTGGATCCTTTTTCCCTGTACATCGTTTCGGGTCTTGTGATTTTCGGAGGGATTGGATTCCCTGTCATCATCCTACTCGAAAAAGTGTTACTCACTATCTTTGTGAGAATTGTGTACCGCATTGAGGTGGTAGCAGAAACCCTCATGATGGAAAAAGCGTTAAAAACTGGGAATGTCCCAAGGTTTTTGTTATTACCAGCACAGTTTTCCGCAATTTTAGAAAATCGAATCGCGGAGTACAACAAACATTTACGTGGCGAAACCACGCGGATCCAATCAAGACTTTTGGTGTATGGATCTTTTGCTTTGTTACTTTTTGGATTTCTTGGAATTTATTTCTTAGAAAGGAGTAACCCTCATACCTTTCACGGCATGGAAGTTGTGGATAAAATCTCCAATGCATTTTTTATGTCTGTCTGTTCCCGAACGGCTGGTTTTTCCACAATGGACCTTGGCCATTTGAATG
Encoded proteins:
- a CDS encoding TrkH family potassium uptake protein, which gives rise to MPLARFKRFFRTLSFARVVCLGFFAAIILGSFGLYISEEGELSFVDSLYLSASSICVTGLSPIPLSGLNPSTHWIMLFLIQLGGLGIISFTVIVGFLITKGISRNARFNAFVGAAIDTQTETESLATNEVNRILLSIINISFSIEILGAIGLYLHMPEGVEGENTRWFFSLFTAVSSFNNAGFSITDDLSAIRLDPFSLYIVSGLVIFGGIGFPVIILLEKVLLTIFVRIVYRIEVVAETLMMEKALKTGNVPRFLLLPAQFSAILENRIAEYNKHLRGETTRIQSRLLVYGSFALLLFGFLGIYFLERSNPHTFHGMEVVDKISNAFFMSVCSRTAGFSTMDLGHLNDATVIIITVLMFIGGGPQGTAGGIKITTFVLLLAYLKNVIQPSKPVMLFGETVSKNSVAVAIRVYFLATIALAFVFIVLGILDQNQHSLHVIFFELISSFSTVGYSLNLTSQLGDIEKLFYAAVMYVGRVGIFTVLIAATGHSGVPKMGTIDDGVKIQVG